A section of the Leptotrichia sp. HSP-342 genome encodes:
- the sufB gene encoding Fe-S cluster assembly protein SufB produces MENRKKTYVADIERGVYDIKDEGHYKYKAEKGLTPEIIKKISERKNEPEWMREFRLKALEVYNSKPMTDWGPDLSDLDVNDIVHYLEPDSAPMNENWDDVPSYIRDTFDRLGIPEAEKQSLAGVGAQYDSEVVYHSIHKELKEQGVIYTDIETAMVEYEDMLKEYFMTLITVNDHKFAALHGAVWSGGSFIYVPKGVKVNMPLQSYFRLNAPEAGQFEHTLIIVDEGADLHYIEGCSAPKYQKNALHAGAVELFVRKGARLRYSTIENWSRNMYNLNTKRAIVEDDGVVEWISGSFGSRVSMLYPMSILKGDRSRCEFTGVTFAAAGQYLDTGCKIIHQGKQTSSTVHSKSISKNGGTAFYRGLLKVLPEATGARSTVECESLMLDNESTSDTIPIIDINNDSVDIGHEAKIGRISDEAIFYLMSRGISEDEAKAMIVRGFVEPISKELPLEYAVELNKLIELELEGTIG; encoded by the coding sequence ATGGAAAATAGAAAAAAAACATATGTTGCAGATATTGAACGTGGTGTCTATGATATAAAAGACGAAGGACATTATAAATATAAGGCTGAAAAGGGACTTACTCCTGAAATTATCAAAAAAATTTCAGAAAGAAAAAATGAGCCTGAATGGATGAGAGAATTTAGATTAAAGGCATTAGAAGTTTACAATTCAAAACCTATGACTGACTGGGGTCCAGATTTATCAGATCTTGATGTAAATGATATTGTGCATTATTTAGAACCTGATTCGGCACCTATGAATGAAAACTGGGATGATGTACCAAGCTATATAAGAGATACATTTGACAGACTTGGAATTCCTGAGGCTGAAAAGCAGTCACTTGCAGGAGTAGGGGCACAATATGATTCAGAAGTAGTTTATCACAGCATTCATAAAGAATTGAAAGAACAAGGTGTAATTTATACAGATATTGAAACTGCAATGGTAGAATATGAAGATATGCTAAAGGAATATTTTATGACATTAATTACAGTTAATGATCACAAATTTGCGGCATTACATGGAGCAGTATGGTCTGGAGGATCATTTATCTACGTTCCAAAAGGAGTAAAGGTAAATATGCCTTTACAATCATACTTTAGATTGAATGCACCTGAAGCAGGGCAATTTGAGCATACGCTTATTATTGTAGATGAAGGAGCTGATTTGCACTATATCGAGGGATGTTCTGCTCCAAAATATCAAAAAAATGCATTGCATGCAGGAGCGGTTGAATTATTTGTAAGAAAAGGGGCAAGATTAAGATATTCAACAATTGAAAACTGGTCAAGAAATATGTACAATCTTAATACAAAAAGAGCAATAGTGGAAGATGATGGAGTAGTTGAGTGGATTTCTGGATCATTTGGATCAAGAGTTTCGATGCTTTACCCAATGAGTATTCTAAAAGGTGATCGTTCAAGATGTGAATTTACAGGAGTTACATTTGCAGCAGCTGGACAATATTTGGATACAGGATGTAAAATTATTCATCAAGGAAAACAGACAAGTTCGACAGTTCATTCAAAATCAATTTCTAAAAATGGAGGAACAGCATTTTATAGAGGGCTTTTAAAAGTATTGCCAGAAGCAACTGGAGCAAGATCAACTGTAGAATGTGAATCATTAATGCTGGATAACGAATCAACATCAGACACTATACCAATAATTGATATAAATAATGATAGTGTTGATATTGGACATGAAGCAAAAATCGGAAGAATAAGCGACGAAGCAATATTTTATCTTATGTCAAGAGGTATAAGCGAAGATGAAGCAAAAGCTATGATTGTAAGAGGATTTGTTGAGCCAATTTCTAAGGAGCTTCCGCTTGAATATGCTGTAGAGCTTAATAAATTGATAGAACTGGAGCTGGAAGGAACAATCGGATAA
- the sufC gene encoding Fe-S cluster assembly ATPase SufC — translation MSLLELKNVKSEVEGKEILKGLNLTINKGEVHVIMGPNGAGKSTLASILVGHPKHELVDGEIILDGENINEDAVDERAKKGIFLSFQYPEEIPGLTVEDFLRTAKEAVTGEKQYLMQFHNELVEKMEKLHINPEYADRHLNVGFSGGEKKKNEILQMAVLEPKLAILDETDSGLDIDATKVVFEGVQKLKTKDTALLIITHYDKVLDYLKPDFVHILMNGKIVKTGGQELVESIEKDGYAKMKEELGL, via the coding sequence ATGAGTTTGTTAGAATTGAAAAATGTAAAATCTGAAGTAGAAGGGAAAGAGATTCTAAAAGGATTGAACTTGACTATAAACAAAGGAGAAGTTCATGTAATTATGGGGCCTAATGGAGCTGGAAAATCTACGCTTGCAAGTATTCTTGTGGGACATCCAAAACATGAGCTTGTTGATGGGGAAATTATTTTGGATGGAGAAAATATTAATGAAGATGCTGTCGACGAAAGGGCTAAAAAGGGGATTTTCTTATCATTTCAATATCCTGAAGAAATACCAGGGCTTACTGTAGAAGACTTTTTGAGAACGGCAAAAGAGGCTGTTACTGGGGAAAAGCAATATTTAATGCAATTTCATAATGAATTAGTGGAAAAAATGGAAAAACTTCACATTAATCCCGAATACGCAGATAGACATTTAAATGTCGGATTTTCTGGTGGAGAAAAGAAAAAAAATGAAATTTTACAAATGGCAGTTTTAGAGCCAAAATTGGCTATTCTGGATGAAACTGATTCTGGACTTGATATTGACGCTACAAAAGTTGTATTTGAAGGTGTTCAAAAATTAAAGACTAAAGATACAGCTTTACTTATAATTACACACTATGATAAAGTGCTGGATTATTTAAAGCCTGATTTTGTTCATATTTTGATGAATGGAAAAATTGTTAAGACAGGTGGGCAAGAATTAGTTGAAAGCATTGAAAAAGATGGTTATGCTAAAATGAAGGAAGAATTAGGATTATAA